TCACTGCGTGTACCACGGGCGCTTCGCGGGCACGGGCTCCAGCCTCGGCCAGCGCGTCAGCATCCGGTCGCGCAGGTCCGTGGCGAGGGTGCCCAGACCGGCGAGTTCCGGGTGGTCCGTGGTCAGTTCGGCGACTGCGCCCAGCCGATGGACGAGGCGGCCCCGGGCTGTCGTGGTGCCCCACGTCCAGTCCTCGTCCGGGACGCGGGCCAGGTGGTCGGTGGTCCCCCGGTGGGCCCGCTGGACCAGGGCGTCGCCGCGGATCAGCCAGCCCGCGCAGGCGTCGGCGAGGCCCGTGTCGTCGAGTTCGGTGCCGGTCGCGGTGTGCCAGGCCGCGCGGTAGGCGTGGGTGGCCCGGTCCAGCAGCGGTCGGGCCGCAGCGGTGACGCACCAGCAGGTCGGGAAGCCGATGCGCAGGTAGGCGAGTTCCATCAGGCCGTTGCCCAGCGAAGCCTGTTCGAAGTCGATGAACCTGATGCCGTCGGCGGTGTGCAGGTCGTTGCCCGGGCAGGGGTCCCCGTGGAGCAGGGCGTTCCCCGGTGCGTGGGCGAGCCGGTGGACCAGGGCGTCGAGCTCTCCGGCCACGCCCGGTGCCACCGGGGCCCCGAGGGCGTCGGCCAGGGTGAGGAAGGCGGTGGCGTCGGCCTGCGTCGGGCCCTGCCAGCGGGGAAGGGAACCGGTGTCGCCGGGTTCCGCGGTGGCGTGCAGCCGGGCCAGGGCCTCCGCGTAGTCGACGATCCAGTCGGCGGGCGGGCGCCGGTCGTCCACGAGTTCCAGGACCAGCACGCGTTCCTCGGGGTCGGTGCCCAGCAGCGCGGGCACCACGGGTGTTCCGGCCGCTCCGGCACGGGCGGCGATCCGCAGCGCCGCCACCTCACGCCCGTAGCGCTCCTCGGCGTCGGGCCCCTCCACGAGCTGCTTCAGCACCGCCGGACGGCCGGCCGGCGCGATGCGCCAGACCCTCGAACGCGGGCTGCTCTCCAGCATCCGGGCATCCCCGGGCTCGCCCAGACCGGCCCGTAGCGCTTCCCCGAACGGCAGTGGTGGATTCGTCATCCGGCCACCCTTTCACCCGGGGCGCGGAAAGCCCCCGCCCGGGAGAGGGCGGGGGCTTCGTGGTCCGGTGTACGGATCAGTGGTTGCGGGGGAAGCCCAGGTCGACGCCGGAGGGGGCGTCCGCCGGGTCGGGCCAGCGGGTGGTGACGACCTTGCCGCGGGTGTAGAAGTGCACGCCGTCGTTGCCGTAGATGTGGTGGTCGCCGAAGAGCGAGTCCTTCCAGCCACCGAAGGAGTGGTAGCCGACCGGCACCGGGATCGGGACGTTGACGCCGACCATGCCGGCCTCGATCTCCAGCTGGAAGCGGCGGGCTGCGCCGCCGTCACGGGTGAAGATCGCGGTGCCGTTGCCGAACGGCGAGGCGTTCATGAGGGCGACACCCTCGTCGTAGGTGTCGACGCGCAGGACGCACAGGACCGGACCGAAGATCTCGTCCTTGTACGCGTCGGAGTCCGTCGACACGTTGTCGAGGAGGGACAGGCCGATCCAGTGGCCGTCCTCGAAGCCCTCGACCGTGTGACCGGTGCCGTCGAGGACGACGTCGGCGCCCTGGGCCGCGGCGCCCGTGACGTAGGAGGCGACCTTGTCGCGGTGGGCGGCGGTGATCAGCGGGCCCATCTCGGACGCGGGGTCGTTGCCGGGGCCGATCTTGATCTTCTCGGCCCGCTCCTTGATCTTGGCGACGAGCTCGTCGGCGATGGAGCTGACGGCGACGACGGCGGAGATCGCCATGCAG
The Streptomyces sp. NBC_00234 DNA segment above includes these coding regions:
- a CDS encoding phosphotransferase family protein, which codes for MTNPPLPFGEALRAGLGEPGDARMLESSPRSRVWRIAPAGRPAVLKQLVEGPDAEERYGREVAALRIAARAGAAGTPVVPALLGTDPEERVLVLELVDDRRPPADWIVDYAEALARLHATAEPGDTGSLPRWQGPTQADATAFLTLADALGAPVAPGVAGELDALVHRLAHAPGNALLHGDPCPGNDLHTADGIRFIDFEQASLGNGLMELAYLRIGFPTCWCVTAAARPLLDRATHAYRAAWHTATGTELDDTGLADACAGWLIRGDALVQRAHRGTTDHLARVPDEDWTWGTTTARGRLVHRLGAVAELTTDHPELAGLGTLATDLRDRMLTRWPRLEPVPAKRPWYTQ